A single region of the Neisseria zoodegmatis genome encodes:
- a CDS encoding NADH-quinone oxidoreductase subunit M produces the protein MFFNNLLSLAIWVPIVAGVLVLATGSDNRAPLARVLALIGSLAGFLVTLPLFARFDRLNGGYQFQEFHQWIPALNINYALGVDGISVLFIILNAFITLMVVLAGWEVIQKRAAQYMAAFLIMSGLINGAFAAQDAILFYVFFEGMLIPLYLIIGMWGGPRRVYASVKLFLYTLMGSLLMLVALVYLSYQTGGSFSIVDFQNLKQIPLGVQQLLFIAFFLSFAVKVPMWPVHTWLPDAHVEAPTGGSMVLAAITLKVGAYGFLRFILPILPDASRYFAPAIVVLSLIAVIYIGMVALVQTDMKKLVAYSSISHMGFVTLGLFAFAGVFSGAEYGQLNDWALKGAIIQMISHGFVSAAMFMCIGVMYDRLHSRNIADYGGVVNVMPKFAAFMMLFGMANAGLPATSGFVGEFMVIMGAVEVNLWIGALAAITLIYGASYTLWMYKRVIFGEIKNPEVQKMQDVNCREFVILAVLAFAVLGMGLWPEPFIAVIHQAANDLIVQVAQSKI, from the coding sequence ATGTTTTTCAACAACCTACTCAGCTTGGCAATATGGGTACCGATTGTCGCCGGCGTACTGGTGCTTGCTACGGGTTCGGACAACCGTGCGCCGCTGGCTCGTGTGCTTGCATTGATCGGTTCGCTGGCCGGATTCTTGGTAACACTGCCTTTGTTTGCAAGGTTTGACCGTTTGAACGGCGGTTACCAGTTCCAAGAATTCCACCAATGGATTCCTGCGCTCAACATTAATTATGCTTTGGGTGTAGATGGCATTTCGGTGCTGTTTATTATCCTGAATGCTTTTATTACCCTGATGGTGGTGTTGGCAGGCTGGGAAGTTATCCAAAAGCGTGCTGCGCAATATATGGCTGCATTCTTAATTATGTCTGGCCTGATTAATGGTGCGTTTGCTGCTCAAGATGCCATTCTGTTTTATGTGTTCTTCGAAGGCATGCTGATTCCGCTTTACCTGATTATCGGTATGTGGGGTGGCCCGCGCCGCGTATATGCTTCTGTGAAGCTGTTTCTCTATACATTGATGGGTTCGCTGCTGATGTTGGTTGCTTTGGTTTATCTTTCTTACCAAACAGGTGGCAGTTTCTCTATCGTGGACTTCCAAAACCTGAAGCAGATTCCGCTGGGCGTGCAGCAGTTACTTTTCATTGCGTTTTTCCTTTCATTTGCAGTCAAAGTACCGATGTGGCCTGTGCACACTTGGTTGCCTGATGCCCACGTTGAAGCGCCGACCGGTGGTTCGATGGTACTTGCAGCCATTACTTTGAAAGTTGGTGCGTACGGTTTCTTGCGTTTTATTCTGCCGATCTTGCCTGATGCTTCGCGCTACTTTGCACCGGCGATAGTGGTGTTGAGCCTGATTGCAGTGATTTATATCGGTATGGTGGCTTTGGTACAAACCGATATGAAAAAATTGGTTGCTTATTCTTCAATCAGCCATATGGGTTTTGTAACGCTCGGTTTATTTGCATTTGCCGGTGTTTTTAGTGGCGCAGAGTATGGCCAGTTGAACGACTGGGCGCTGAAAGGTGCGATTATCCAAATGATTTCCCACGGTTTCGTATCTGCTGCCATGTTTATGTGTATCGGTGTAATGTATGACCGCCTGCACAGCCGCAATATTGCCGATTACGGTGGCGTGGTGAATGTAATGCCTAAGTTTGCAGCATTTATGATGCTGTTTGGCATGGCTAATGCCGGGTTGCCTGCGACTTCAGGTTTCGTGGGTGAATTCATGGTGATCATGGGGGCAGTCGAAGTTAACCTTTGGATTGGTGCCTTGGCCGCGATTACGCTGATTTATGGCGCTTCTTATACTTTGTGGATGTATAAACGTGTCATTTTCGGTGAGATCAAAAACCCTGAAGTACAAAAAATGCAAGACGTAAATTGCCGTGAATTTGTGATTTTGGCCGTACTGGCGTTTGCGGTTTTGGGTATGGGTCTGTGGCCGGAACCGTTTATTGCGGTCATCCATCAGGCTGCGAATGATTTGATTGTACAAGTGGCGCAAAGCAAAATTTGA
- the nuoL gene encoding NADH-quinone oxidoreductase subunit L → MNDMSLYLAIALIPLVGSLLAGLFGNQIGRKGAHTVTILGVAVSAVLSGYVLWGFINGTRAKFDENVYTWLTMGGIDFSVGFLVDTLTAMMMVVVTSVSLMVHIYTIGYMHDEKTGYQRFFSYISLFTFSMLMLVMSNNFIQLFFGWEAVGLVSYLLIGFYFKRESAIFANLKAFLVNRVGDFGFILGIGLVLAYFGGSLRYADVFAYLPNVVGMQIFGWDLITVTCLLLFVGAMGKSAQFPLHVWLPDSMEGPTPISALIHAATMVTAGLFMVSRMSPIYELSTTALSVIMVIGAITALFMGFLGTIQNDIKRVVAYSTLSQLGYMTVALGVSAYSIAMFHVMTHAFFKALLFLAAGSAIIGMHHDQDMRHMGNLKKYMPITWITMLIGNLSLIGTPLFSGFYSKDSIIEAVHFSDLPGSGFAYFAVLASVFVTAFYAFRQYFMVFHGKEKWREIHHDHHSDGHDEEHHHGLGKNDNPHESPWVVTLPLILLAIPSVVIGYIAIEPMLYGDFFKDVIYVNHEAHPVMAQMKEAFHGPLAMVSHSLHTPVLYLAIAGVVAAYVLYVKAPHLPAKIAAAFSPVYKLLDNKYYLDTIYFNVFAKGSRALGTFFWKAIDTAIIDNGLVNGSAKLVGAIAAQVRKMQTGFIYTYAAFMVTGVLVLVVAFFWGLWFK, encoded by the coding sequence ATGAACGATATGAGCTTATATCTGGCGATTGCTCTGATTCCTTTGGTCGGATCGTTGTTGGCCGGTTTGTTTGGTAATCAAATCGGCCGTAAAGGAGCACACACTGTCACTATCCTCGGCGTTGCAGTATCAGCAGTATTGTCCGGCTATGTATTGTGGGGTTTTATTAATGGAACCCGTGCAAAGTTTGACGAAAATGTTTACACATGGTTAACCATGGGAGGCATTGACTTCTCTGTAGGCTTTTTAGTCGACACACTGACTGCCATGATGATGGTGGTGGTAACATCGGTATCGTTAATGGTGCATATCTATACCATCGGTTATATGCACGATGAGAAAACAGGTTACCAACGCTTTTTCAGCTATATTTCTTTGTTTACTTTCAGTATGTTGATGCTGGTAATGAGTAATAACTTCATCCAGCTGTTCTTCGGTTGGGAAGCTGTGGGCTTGGTGTCGTATTTACTGATCGGTTTTTACTTCAAACGTGAAAGCGCAATTTTTGCCAACTTGAAAGCCTTTCTGGTAAACCGTGTCGGTGACTTCGGTTTTATTCTCGGCATCGGCTTGGTATTGGCCTATTTCGGTGGCAGTCTGCGCTATGCTGATGTATTTGCCTATCTGCCTAATGTGGTAGGTATGCAGATTTTCGGTTGGGACTTGATTACCGTAACCTGTCTGTTGTTGTTTGTCGGTGCAATGGGTAAGTCTGCCCAGTTCCCGCTGCATGTGTGGCTGCCCGATTCAATGGAAGGTCCTACGCCGATTTCTGCATTGATTCACGCGGCAACAATGGTAACTGCCGGCTTGTTTATGGTATCGCGCATGTCGCCGATTTATGAATTGTCCACAACCGCACTTTCTGTGATTATGGTAATTGGTGCAATTACTGCGCTGTTTATGGGCTTTCTTGGCACAATTCAAAACGATATTAAGCGCGTGGTGGCTTATTCTACTCTGTCGCAGTTAGGCTATATGACTGTGGCTTTGGGTGTGTCAGCTTATTCGATTGCGATGTTCCATGTAATGACGCACGCTTTCTTTAAAGCTCTGTTGTTCTTGGCTGCCGGTAGTGCCATTATCGGTATGCACCATGACCAAGATATGCGTCATATGGGCAATCTGAAAAAATACATGCCGATTACTTGGATTACCATGCTTATCGGTAATCTCTCTCTGATTGGTACTCCTCTGTTTTCCGGTTTCTATTCTAAAGATTCGATTATTGAGGCTGTACATTTCAGTGACTTGCCGGGTAGTGGTTTCGCTTATTTTGCTGTTTTGGCCAGCGTGTTTGTTACTGCATTTTATGCGTTCCGCCAATATTTCATGGTGTTCCATGGCAAAGAAAAATGGCGTGAAATCCATCACGATCACCATTCAGACGGCCACGATGAAGAACATCATCACGGCTTAGGTAAGAACGATAATCCGCATGAAAGCCCTTGGGTAGTTACTTTGCCTCTGATTTTGTTGGCTATTCCGTCGGTGGTCATCGGTTATATCGCTATCGAACCTATGCTCTACGGCGATTTCTTTAAAGATGTGATTTATGTGAACCATGAAGCGCATCCGGTAATGGCGCAAATGAAAGAAGCCTTCCATGGTCCGTTGGCAATGGTTTCACACAGCTTGCATACGCCTGTGCTTTATCTCGCGATTGCCGGTGTTGTTGCAGCTTACGTTTTATACGTTAAAGCGCCTCACTTACCTGCAAAAATCGCGGCTGCTTTCAGCCCTGTTTATAAACTGCTTGATAACAAATACTATTTGGATACGATTTATTTCAATGTATTTGCCAAAGGTAGCCGTGCATTAGGCACTTTCTTCTGGAAAGCCATCGATACCGCCATTATTGATAATGGTTTGGTGAACGGTTCTGCCAAACTGGTTGGCGCTATTGCCGCTCAAGTCCGCAAAATGCAAACCGGTTTCATCTACACATATGCAGCCTTTATGGTGACAGGTGTGCTGGTATTGGTGGTAGCGTTTTTCTGGGGGTTATGGTTTAAATAA
- the nuoK gene encoding NADH-quinone oxidoreductase subunit NuoK: protein MITITHYLVLAALLFGISAMGIFMNRKNVLVLLMSIELMLLAVNFNFIAFSQYLGDTAGQIFVFFVLTVAAAESAIGLAIMVLVFRNRNTINVADLNSLKG, encoded by the coding sequence ATGATTACGATTACGCATTATTTGGTGCTGGCCGCTCTGTTGTTCGGTATTAGCGCGATGGGCATTTTTATGAACCGCAAAAACGTGTTGGTATTGTTGATGTCGATCGAGTTGATGCTGTTGGCAGTGAATTTTAACTTTATCGCATTTTCACAATACCTTGGCGATACCGCGGGGCAGATTTTCGTGTTCTTCGTGCTAACTGTTGCAGCAGCCGAGTCTGCCATCGGTTTGGCGATTATGGTATTGGTATTCCGTAACCGCAACACGATTAATGTAGCGGATTTGAACAGTTTGAAGGGTTAA
- a CDS encoding NADH-quinone oxidoreductase subunit J: protein MTFSLIMFYILAAIILFGAVKTVTAKNPVHASLYLVLTFCMSAMMWMLMQAEFLGITLVVVYVGAVMVLFLFVVMMLNIDIEEMRAGFWRNAPVAFTVGVLMAVALIMILIAPDTNLAAFGSMKDIPADYSNVRDLGSQIYTTYLLPFELAAVLLVLGMVAAIALVHRKTVNPKYINPADQVKVNAKEGRMRMVKMEAVVQQPSQPESDSDGQAEEGKA, encoded by the coding sequence ATGACTTTTTCTCTGATTATGTTCTACATATTGGCGGCCATTATCCTATTTGGTGCGGTAAAAACCGTTACCGCCAAAAACCCGGTGCACGCTTCTTTGTATTTGGTGCTTACTTTCTGTATGTCGGCAATGATGTGGATGCTGATGCAGGCCGAATTTTTGGGCATTACCTTAGTAGTGGTATATGTTGGCGCAGTAATGGTGCTGTTCCTGTTTGTGGTGATGATGTTGAACATCGACATCGAAGAAATGCGTGCCGGTTTCTGGCGTAATGCTCCGGTGGCTTTCACAGTAGGTGTGCTGATGGCCGTTGCGTTAATTATGATTTTGATTGCACCTGATACCAATTTGGCCGCATTCGGCTCCATGAAAGATATTCCCGCCGATTACAGCAACGTGCGCGATTTGGGCAGCCAAATTTACACCACTTATTTGCTGCCGTTCGAATTGGCTGCGGTGCTGTTGGTGCTGGGCATGGTGGCAGCGATTGCGTTGGTACACCGCAAAACGGTTAACCCCAAATATATTAATCCTGCCGATCAAGTGAAAGTGAATGCCAAAGAAGGTCGTATGCGTATGGTAAAAATGGAAGCTGTGGTACAGCAACCGTCACAACCTGAAAGCGATTCAGACGGCCAAGCAGAGGAGGGCAAAGCATGA
- the nuoI gene encoding NADH-quinone oxidoreductase subunit NuoI yields the protein MANLVKTFLLGELVKGMGVTLKNFFARKETIMFPEEKTPQSVRFRGLHAQRRYPNGEERCIACKLCEAVCPAMAINIESEQREDGSRRTTRYDIDLTKCIFCGFCEEACPTDAIVETHILEYHGEKRGDLHYTKPMLLAIGDKYEAEIAKRKAADAPYR from the coding sequence ATGGCAAATTTAGTCAAAACCTTCCTGCTAGGCGAATTGGTAAAAGGCATGGGTGTTACGCTCAAAAACTTTTTCGCCCGCAAAGAAACCATTATGTTCCCCGAAGAAAAAACGCCGCAATCCGTGCGTTTCCGCGGCCTGCATGCCCAGCGTCGCTATCCGAACGGGGAAGAGCGCTGCATTGCCTGCAAACTGTGCGAAGCGGTTTGCCCGGCAATGGCGATTAATATCGAATCGGAGCAACGCGAAGACGGCAGCCGCCGTACCACCCGTTACGATATCGATTTGACCAAGTGCATTTTTTGCGGCTTTTGCGAAGAAGCCTGCCCGACCGATGCCATTGTGGAAACCCATATTCTCGAATACCACGGTGAGAAGCGCGGTGATTTGCACTACACCAAACCCATGCTGCTGGCGATTGGCGACAAATACGAAGCCGAAATCGCCAAACGCAAAGCTGCCGATGCACCCTACCGCTAA
- a CDS encoding cation transporter — protein sequence MVLQKTVFRIAQMDCSCEEQLIRMKLDDVVEVKKLQFNLSNKTLTVYHEDGGKSVLEHLQTLGWDIQCIEHTRVDSVEIPVEQQQKKLLYVVLVINFVFFLIESIAGWWSHSVGLIADSLDMLADSLVYFMALLAVGKSTIYKKNIAYWAGWFQITLAVMGLIEVLKRFWDFEMLPDFKMMMWVSCLALMANVVCLYLLRQNGSQEEHMQASMIFTSNDVLVNLGVIVAGALVLWWQSPYPDLIVGVIVFAWVILGAIRILKLAR from the coding sequence ATGGTTTTACAAAAAACTGTTTTTCGTATCGCACAAATGGATTGTTCTTGTGAAGAGCAGTTAATTCGCATGAAATTAGATGATGTGGTTGAAGTTAAAAAACTTCAGTTTAATTTATCAAATAAAACTTTAACGGTGTACCATGAAGATGGTGGTAAATCTGTTTTAGAACATCTACAAACATTGGGTTGGGACATTCAATGTATTGAGCACACGCGGGTTGATTCAGTAGAGATTCCTGTTGAGCAACAACAGAAAAAGTTGTTGTATGTGGTGTTAGTCATTAATTTTGTGTTCTTTCTGATTGAAAGTATTGCAGGGTGGTGGTCACACTCAGTAGGTTTGATAGCAGATAGTTTGGACATGTTGGCAGACAGCTTAGTTTATTTTATGGCTTTATTGGCTGTGGGTAAAAGTACGATTTATAAGAAAAATATTGCGTATTGGGCTGGGTGGTTTCAGATAACTTTAGCTGTAATGGGTCTTATAGAAGTGTTAAAACGATTTTGGGATTTTGAGATGTTACCTGATTTTAAAATGATGATGTGGGTGTCATGTTTGGCTTTAATGGCTAACGTAGTGTGTTTGTATTTATTGCGCCAAAATGGTAGTCAAGAAGAACATATGCAGGCTAGTATGATTTTTACTTCTAATGATGTATTGGTAAATTTGGGAGTGATTGTGGCAGGTGCTTTGGTATTATGGTGGCAATCACCCTATCCAGATTTGATTGTTGGTGTCATTGTATTTGCATGGGTAATTTTAGGTGCAATTAGAATATTGAAATTGGCACGATGA
- the nuoH gene encoding NADH-quinone oxidoreductase subunit NuoH codes for MQEWFQALLGNEIGLIVSIVLKIVIILIPLILTVAYLTYFERKVIGYMQLRVGPNVTGPFGLIQPFADVLKLLFKEVTRPKLSNKALFYIGPMMSLMPAFAAWAVIPFSDEWLLTNVDAGLLYILMITSLSVYGVIIAGWASNSKYSFLGAMRSSAQTISYEIAMGAALVCVVMVSGSMNFKEIVASQAQGIAGGSIFSWNWFALFPVFIVYLISAVAETNRAPFDVAEGESEIVAGFHVEYSGFAFALFFLAEYIFMILIGALTAIMFLGGWLSPFPQSWGIIGTPSAFWMFLKMAFILYGYLWIRATFPRYRYDQIMRLGWKVLIPVTFVCIVLLGLWMISPLSLWS; via the coding sequence ATGCAGGAATGGTTCCAAGCCTTGTTGGGTAATGAGATCGGCTTAATCGTTTCGATTGTGCTGAAAATCGTGATTATCTTGATCCCGTTGATTTTGACGGTGGCGTATCTTACCTACTTCGAGCGTAAGGTAATCGGCTATATGCAGCTGCGCGTCGGCCCGAACGTAACCGGCCCGTTTGGTTTGATTCAGCCGTTTGCCGACGTGTTGAAGTTGCTGTTTAAAGAAGTTACCCGCCCCAAACTGTCGAATAAAGCGTTGTTTTATATCGGCCCGATGATGTCGCTGATGCCTGCGTTTGCAGCTTGGGCGGTGATTCCGTTTTCTGATGAATGGCTGCTGACCAATGTGGATGCGGGTTTGCTGTATATTCTGATGATTACCTCTTTATCGGTGTATGGTGTGATTATTGCGGGTTGGGCTTCCAACTCCAAATATTCATTCTTAGGTGCCATGCGTTCTTCAGCCCAAACCATTTCTTACGAAATTGCCATGGGTGCGGCATTGGTATGTGTGGTAATGGTTTCGGGTAGCATGAATTTCAAAGAAATTGTTGCCAGCCAAGCCCAAGGCATTGCCGGCGGTTCGATTTTCTCTTGGAACTGGTTTGCTTTGTTCCCCGTATTCATCGTGTATCTGATTTCCGCCGTAGCCGAAACCAACCGTGCACCGTTCGACGTTGCCGAAGGCGAGTCGGAAATCGTGGCCGGTTTCCATGTGGAGTATTCGGGCTTTGCATTTGCCCTGTTCTTCCTTGCCGAATATATTTTCATGATTCTGATCGGTGCGCTTACCGCTATCATGTTCTTAGGCGGTTGGCTGTCTCCGTTCCCGCAAAGCTGGGGTATTATCGGTACGCCGAGCGCATTTTGGATGTTCTTGAAAATGGCCTTTATCCTTTACGGCTATTTGTGGATTCGTGCCACTTTCCCGCGCTACCGTTACGACCAAATTATGCGTTTGGGCTGGAAAGTGCTGATTCCGGTAACTTTTGTGTGCATCGTATTGCTCGGCTTGTGGATGATTTCGCCCCTAAGCCTATGGTCGTAG
- the nuoG gene encoding NADH-quinone oxidoreductase subunit NuoG: MLQIEIDGKQIAVKQGATVMEAAHELGTYIPHFCYHKKLSIAANCRMCLVEVEKAPKPLPACATPVTDGMVVHTHSAKAKQAQEGVMEFLLINHPLDCPICDQGGECQLQDLAVGYGKSSSRYQEEKRSVVPKDMGPLVSAEEMSRCIHCTRCVRFTEEIAGLQEIAMANRGEFSEIMPFIGKAVETELSGNVIDLCPVGALTSKPFRYDARSWELSRRKTISAHDALGSNLIVQTKDHTVRRVLPLENEAVNECWISDRDRFAYEGLYHESRLKTPKIKHGGQWHEVDWQTALEYVRKTLDCIQKEDGQDAVGIWANPMNTVEELYLAKKLSDGLNIKHFDTRLMQQDSRLAGSLKGAQWLGQSIESLGNADAVLVVGANLRKEQPLLTARLRRAAKSYMALSIMASSKEELHMPLLAQEAVHPNEWAGRLKNMAQDLENAVSGSLKNAEKAAIVLGAEVQNHPDYAAVYAAAQELADATGAVLGVLPQAANSVGADVLGVNRGNSIQEMLAQPKKAVLLLNVEPEIDVANGGKAVAALKQAQSVMAFTPFESETLREVCDVMLPIAPFTETSGSFISMEGRLQSFHGVVKGFADSRPLWKVLRVLGNVFELEGFEYDSSEQVLREAVNKESLPEKLNNRSTWQGEAVQTASGLVRVGGVGIYHTDAIVRRSAPLQATSHAQVPAARVHPNTLAALGLQDGEAVQAGQGGAAVGVRVSADAGLPENVVYLPLHSENAASGALMNTIELTRG, encoded by the coding sequence ATGTTACAAATTGAAATCGACGGTAAACAGATTGCAGTCAAGCAGGGTGCGACCGTAATGGAAGCGGCGCACGAGCTGGGCACTTATATCCCGCATTTCTGCTACCACAAAAAATTATCCATTGCCGCCAACTGCCGCATGTGCTTGGTGGAGGTGGAAAAAGCCCCCAAACCCCTGCCTGCCTGTGCCACGCCGGTAACAGACGGCATGGTGGTGCATACCCATTCCGCCAAGGCCAAGCAGGCTCAGGAAGGCGTGATGGAATTTCTGCTCATCAACCACCCGCTGGATTGCCCGATTTGCGACCAGGGCGGTGAGTGTCAGTTGCAGGATTTGGCCGTGGGTTACGGTAAATCGTCGAGCCGTTATCAAGAAGAAAAACGCTCGGTTGTGCCCAAAGATATGGGGCCGTTGGTGTCGGCGGAAGAAATGAGCCGCTGTATCCACTGCACCCGCTGTGTGCGCTTTACCGAAGAGATTGCCGGTTTGCAGGAAATCGCTATGGCCAATCGCGGTGAGTTTTCCGAAATCATGCCGTTTATCGGCAAAGCGGTGGAAACCGAATTGTCCGGCAACGTAATTGATTTGTGTCCGGTGGGTGCCTTAACCAGCAAACCGTTCCGCTACGATGCCCGCTCTTGGGAATTGAGCCGCCGCAAAACCATTTCCGCGCATGATGCTTTGGGCAGCAACTTAATCGTGCAAACCAAAGACCACACCGTGCGCCGCGTGTTGCCGTTGGAAAACGAAGCCGTGAACGAATGCTGGATTTCCGACCGCGACCGCTTCGCCTACGAAGGCCTGTATCACGAAAGCCGTCTGAAAACCCCGAAAATCAAACACGGCGGCCAATGGCATGAAGTGGATTGGCAAACCGCGCTCGAATATGTGCGTAAAACCTTAGATTGCATTCAAAAAGAAGACGGCCAAGATGCGGTAGGTATTTGGGCCAACCCGATGAATACCGTTGAAGAGCTGTATCTGGCCAAAAAACTTTCAGACGGCCTCAATATCAAGCATTTCGACACACGCCTGATGCAGCAAGACAGCCGCCTTGCGGGCAGCTTGAAAGGTGCGCAATGGCTGGGCCAAAGCATTGAAAGTTTGGGCAATGCCGATGCCGTGCTGGTTGTAGGCGCGAATCTGCGCAAAGAACAACCGCTGCTGACAGCCCGTTTGCGCCGTGCCGCCAAGTCTTATATGGCTTTGAGCATCATGGCGAGCAGCAAAGAAGAATTGCACATGCCTCTGTTGGCACAGGAAGCCGTACATCCGAACGAATGGGCAGGCCGTCTGAAAAACATGGCGCAAGACCTTGAAAACGCTGTTTCAGGTAGCCTGAAAAATGCCGAAAAAGCGGCAATCGTGTTGGGTGCCGAAGTGCAAAACCACCCCGATTATGCGGCGGTTTATGCTGCCGCTCAGGAATTGGCCGATGCCACCGGTGCGGTTTTGGGTGTTCTGCCGCAAGCCGCCAACAGCGTGGGTGCGGATGTGTTGGGTGTGAACCGCGGCAACAGCATTCAAGAAATGTTGGCGCAACCGAAAAAAGCCGTATTGCTGTTGAATGTAGAGCCTGAAATTGATGTGGCAAACGGCGGTAAAGCAGTGGCTGCATTGAAGCAAGCCCAAAGTGTGATGGCGTTTACTCCGTTTGAAAGCGAAACTCTGCGCGAAGTGTGCGATGTGATGTTGCCTATTGCACCGTTTACCGAAACTTCAGGTAGCTTTATCAGCATGGAAGGCCGTCTGCAATCGTTCCACGGTGTGGTAAAAGGCTTTGCTGATTCGCGTCCGTTGTGGAAAGTTTTGCGTGTGCTGGGCAATGTGTTCGAGCTGGAAGGCTTCGAATACGACAGCAGCGAGCAAGTGTTGAGAGAAGCGGTAAACAAAGAAAGCCTGCCTGAAAAACTCAACAACCGCAGCACTTGGCAAGGCGAAGCCGTTCAGACGGCCTCCGGTTTGGTGCGCGTAGGCGGTGTGGGCATCTACCATACCGATGCGATTGTGCGCCGCTCCGCTCCATTGCAAGCGACTTCACATGCACAAGTGCCAGCCGCCCGTGTTCATCCGAACACCTTGGCTGCTTTGGGTTTGCAAGACGGCGAGGCCGTGCAGGCAGGGCAGGGCGGCGCTGCGGTTGGTGTGCGTGTAAGCGCCGATGCGGGCTTGCCTGAAAATGTTGTGTATCTGCCGCTGCATTCTGAAAATGCTGCGTCGGGTGCGTTGATGAACACTATCGAACTGACGCGGGGTTAA
- a CDS encoding DUF411 domain-containing protein produces the protein MKKIKFFSKQTAWVFTVSVAVSAVVFGLVSESNHRQQMDYADLADKDLLSHQHKVEVWKDPNCGCCTEWVKHMEDNGFQVVVHNTGNREARDELGMPQKYGACHTAKVDGYVIEGHTPATDIRRLLKEKPEALGLATPGMPLGSPGMDGEMYQNRKHPYDVLLVAKNGSNQIYQSY, from the coding sequence GTGAAAAAAATAAAATTCTTTTCTAAGCAAACAGCTTGGGTTTTTACTGTATCTGTTGCTGTTTCAGCAGTGGTATTTGGCTTGGTGTCCGAGTCTAATCATCGGCAACAAATGGATTACGCAGATTTGGCGGATAAGGATTTGCTTTCACATCAACATAAAGTGGAGGTGTGGAAGGATCCCAATTGCGGTTGTTGTACTGAATGGGTTAAGCATATGGAGGATAACGGCTTCCAAGTGGTTGTACACAATACTGGTAATCGTGAAGCGAGAGATGAGTTAGGGATGCCGCAAAAATATGGGGCGTGCCATACAGCCAAAGTAGATGGTTATGTTATAGAAGGACATACACCTGCAACGGATATTCGCCGTTTGCTCAAAGAAAAACCAGAGGCTTTGGGTTTGGCAACACCTGGTATGCCGTTGGGTTCTCCTGGTATGGATGGAGAAATGTATCAAAATCGGAAGCATCCTTATGATGTGTTATTGGTCGCTAAAAACGGGAGTAATCAAATTTATCAATCTTACTAA